Proteins co-encoded in one Arachis hypogaea cultivar Tifrunner chromosome 13, arahy.Tifrunner.gnm2.J5K5, whole genome shotgun sequence genomic window:
- the LOC112733554 gene encoding 2-hydroxyisoflavanone synthase: MFFQLALTFLVITLFMYLRPTPTAKSKALRHLPNPPSPKPRLPLVGHLHLLDPLIHHSLIHLSKRHGPIFSLYFGSLPTVVASSPELFKLFLQTHEATSFNTRFQTSAIRRLTYDNSVAMVPFGPYWKFIRKLIMNDLLNATTVAKLRPLRSQEIKKVLKVLAQNTEAQTPVDITEELLKWTNSTISKMMLGEAEEIRHIARELLKIFGEYSLSDFIWPLKKLKVGQYEKRIDNILGMYDPVVERVIKKRQEIRRRRKEKNGELEEGEQSVVFLDTLLDFAEDETMEIKITKEQIKALVVDFFSAGTDSTAVATDWALAELINNPRVLAKAREEVYNVVGKDRLVEETDIQNLPYIRAIVKETFRMHPPLPVVKRKCVAECEVDGYVIPEGALILFNVWAVQRDPKYWESPLEFKPERFLENPTEAGEAGAVDLRGQHFTLLPFGSGRRMCPGVNLATAGMATLLASLIQNFDLQVVGPNGKPLKGKDNRASMEERPGLTVPRAHNLVCVPVARSTAITKLLSS; encoded by the exons ATGTTTTTTCAACTTGCACTTACTTTCTTAGTGATAACACTTTTTATGTACCTTCGTCCTACTCCAACAGCAAAATCTAAAGCCCTCCGTCACCTCCCAAACCCTCCGAGTCCGAAGCCCCGCCTCCCCTTAGTGGGACACCTCCACCTCTTGGACCCTCTCATCCACCACTCTCTCATCCATCTCTCCAAGCGCCATGGTCCCATTTTCTCACTCTACTTTGGCTCTTTGCCCACCGTAGTCGCCTCTTCTCCTGAACTTTTCAAGCTCTTCCTCCAAACCCACGAAGCCACTTCTTTCAACACTAGGTTCCAAACCTCTGCCATCCGCCGTCTAACGTACGACAACTCCGTCGCCATGGTACCTTTCGGACCTTACTGGAAGTTCATAAGAAAGCTCATCATGAACGATCTCCTCAACGCCACCACAGTTGCGAAGCTCAGACCCCTCAGGAGCCAAGAGATTAAGAAAGTTCTCAAAGTTCTTGCACAGAATACGGAAGCTCAAACACCCGTCGACATCACCGAGGAGCTTCTGAAATGGACCAACAGCACCATCTCCAAGATGATGCTTGGGGAGGCAGAGGAGATCAGACACATTGCCCGCGAACTTCTCAAGATTTTCGGCGAGTACAGCCTCTCCGACTTCATCTGGCCCTTAAAAAAACTCAAAGTTGGCCAGTACGAAAAGAGGATCGACAACATCTTGGGCATGTATGACCCCGTAGTTGAGAGAGTCATCAAGAAACGTCAGGAGATCAGAAggaggaggaaggagaagaatggCGAGCTCGAAGAAGGCGAACAGAGCGTGGTCTTCCTCGACACCTTGCTTGATTTTGCAGAGGATGAAACCATGGAGATCAAGATCACCAAGGAACAAATCAAGGCTCTCGTCGTC GATTTCTTTTCTGCAGGAACAGATTCGACAGCGGTTGCAACAGACTGGGCGTTGGCAGAGCTGATAAACAACCCAAGGGTTCTTGCAAAGGCCCGTGAAGAAGTGTACAACGTGGTTGGGAAAGACAGGCTTGTAGAAGAAACAGACATACAGAACCTTCCATACATCAGAGCCATTGTGAAAGAGACGTTCCGCATGCACCCGCCACTCCCAGTCGTGAAGAGGAAGTGCGTGGCAGAGTGCGAAGTGGACGGTTATGTCATCCCAGAGGGAGCTCTCATACTCTTCAACGTCTGGGCCGTGCAAAGAGACCCTAAGTATTGGGAAAGCCCGCTGGAGTTCAAGCCCGAGAGGTTCTTGGAGAACCCCACAGAAGCAGGGGAGGCCGGGGCCGTTGACCTCAGGGGCCAACACTTCACGCTGTTGCCGTTTGGATCAGGGAGGAGAATGTGCCCGGGTGTCAACTTGGCCACTGCTGGAATGGCAACCCTGCTTGCTTCGCTCATTCAGAACTTCGACCTGCAGGTTGTGGGCCCTAACGGAAAGCCCCTCAAGGGTAAGGATAACAGGGCCAGCATGGAGGAGAGGCCCGGGCTTACTGTCCCAAGGGCCCACAACCTTGTGTGTGTTCCGGTTGCTAGGTCCACCGCAATAACAAAGCTCCTTTCCTCGTAA